ATTTATGGAGTACTTTCTAGGACCCAGGCACTGGGActttccatgtattgatttactTTAACCCACCCTGTGAGATTACATATTATTACTGTTCCcacattacagatgaggaaacaactGAAGAACAGGGACATTGACTAATTTACCCAAGGTTTTTCAGCTAATAGAGCTGAGACTTGAACTCAGAAGCACTCCTTCCAGAGCCCACCTCTTAACCACGGTACATACTCGGCTGCCTGATAAGCAGTTACGCCAGACTTCATTGTTGAAGAGTGGTGACTAGGCTGAGCTGTTCACCACACAACTCCAGAGGGCTGCTTTGAGAGCGTGGCCCATGTGAATGGGGCCCCCATTGAATACTCCAGAGTTAAACAAGCAGTAGCTGTTTCTAAGCCTGTGTCATTTTTTGGTATCTACTGACCATTCCTtgtttctgtgtgcatgtgcaggcATGCATGTCTACATGGGCACATGCTTGAGTCATCACACACGCACACTTTTGCACCTGCGTATACTCTTGCACAGTTCTGATGTACATATCTTATGGCCATTTGCAGAAAACTGCCCAGTTCCGATCTAATGTTCTCTTACCAATTATGTGTTAAAGCAGAATTGCTGACTTTTATAAGCATTTTGAGAACTTTCAATGTTTTATGAAACTTTTACTGTACTCCTTTTGAAAGTTAATACCAAGTAGTTTAGTTCAGAGGGAGATACTTTGGATGGGCCAGTAAACTAAAACCTGTGGCATTGCATTGGCAAGTGTGGACTGTGAGCTAAAGTTGGCCTCTCTGCGGGGTGGTACTTGAATCCCACCACAAGGGTTTTTCAGGACAAGGATGGTACTCTCTGGCCACTCTGTTTCCCTGTACCTGCGGCTGGTACTGAGAGCAGTGACAAGAGGGTAGCAGCTATCTGGGCAATAGTTTTGTATCTAAGTttggttgaatttatttttctccttaggcAACCAGCCACAGCAAGGAGTGACTCCGTATGGGCATCCTTCACACTTCTGAATCTGCAAGAGGAGAAGACATGACGTTTTATGTTTgcactgaaaaacagaaaatcaaatttaatgCGTTAGTCATCTTAAAAATGTCCCtttgttttatcatttctttgacATTTTACTATATTGTATGTTacatctcacacacatacacacaaaaaaaggtgtTTAAACAAAAATCCAAGGAGAAGTTGTGGTTTGATTTTGTTGAACTCACCTTTAAAGTAGGTTTACAAATGTGAATCATGCAGGCAGGCCTACTCCCGGAAGAGTGTGCTAGCAGACCTTTTGAAATTGGTGCTTTTTTTGAATCTCACATTTCTAGAAAGAATGGATTATGATGGACTTAaagtatttatgtatttcattcattaatgatgaagttttttttttgtttgttttgtttttttttaattttattttccaaactctGCTGGACCAAACTACTGATTTGAAAGGAATGTCAGATCTTGACAGAAACGTGACCCATTTATTCTGCATTCACCTGTGATGGTGAAATGGACATTTATTTGCATTGCTCTAATTTGAAATGTTTGTAATCTCATAAGCACTTTATAAACTTTGTTCTTATTTATGTAggacttttctttgcttttgttgtggtCAAAAGGTGCTGAAACAGATTGTTGCTTAGTACTTAAACTTCTTAAACTGAGAACCTAAACCAAGGTTCCTGTGAGAGCCGCCCTAAGATGTGCGGAAACCTGTTAGAAGTAGCTGTACTCAAATTTGTGTTGAGGCAAGATCATTGACGAGAGTCATTGTGAAGGTACAACATGTACATCCTAAAGGCCTGAAAGAACTGCAGTGGAATCGTCCAACTATTTGTTGCCAGTTTTGGTTCTCCTGAACCTTATGCCACCTTAAGGGAAAAACCCTAGCAGCTGGCTTGAGATTCCAGTGCTCACACTTGACATGTTTCCAGAGAATCTGGCCCCAAAGTCCAGAAGGCTCTGGTTTTCATACAAGGTgtatttgctgtttattttgtaTGGTAAGTATTTGctattttgaatttaattattaCTGTCAGTGTCAGTCTTGGTTGTGTATTGCATATACTGTATTTATAAATTGGTGCAAAAAGCACAAGTAAATTATACAtcaaatttattataaagaaatagtaACTATTTTAACTTTGTTCAAGTATGTGGTAATTTGCTCCTATTAGAGTAAAAAAGAAACCAGTAAATTATCAGTTTGTGTAACTTAAGAGTATTCCATATAATATTTTTTTAGATTTAGATGCATAAAATTTTGAATGTGAAAATTGCAgggcattttaaaacatatgtggGGGATATTTTCCCATGTTctctgttatttcattttcttttgccatatgattttacatataatatagtCAAGCATACTGTGAATAGACTTGTCTATAATGAGCAGACCATgtaaatctactttttaaaaatctagctaGTACTagacattttcttttgcaaataatttatatCTTCCTAGGTGAGTTACTCATTGCAAAGTTTGACTCATGCAAATGACCTCAAATACATGTCAGCTTACTTTGCTGTGGCAACATCCATGTGAACTGCTTTGTACACTGTGAAAATatttcactccagcctgcccATTTTGTGTTTACTCTGGGCTGGAAAAGACTTTGCCAAAACATTAAAAACCATTCTTTTCACTAAATTAACAGTCTATCTGCTTTCAGAAGATGTATCTGTACACATTTTTGCTGGTTTTGTATATCAGATTTTTTCCTCTCAAGAATCATACTTAGATAAGCTTATGAAGTTGTTTTATTCAAagtaatatatctatataatgaCTGCATTGGCAAAACAACCGAAATGTAAATGTTGTGCCTAGTGAGTGAGTCATGTtccatctttgttatttctttccaaatttctttGCCAGTTCAGTTTGAACCATATATTTTGTAGCTCAACATTGCAAACAACAGTAATACTGTTTTAAGAATGAGTGTTATAATTGCATAGCATTTGTATGCACTTTATACTTTGCAGAGGTGAGTTAAATTATTGATCATTTTGCACATGAAGGCAGTGGGGCatatctgtgttctttttttttaggtgagAAAGTTAGTTATGCTAAGAATCTAATTCCAAGATTCTATGGAAAGTTGAGGAATGCTGTTTTACCCCTGcgcattataaagaaaataactagAATTACTTTAGTCTTCAGATTTTCTCCCTATTAATTCTGTATCTTGagaggtttctattttttttttttttcttttctagcaaaTGCATTCTTTTGCATTAAGATGGTCACAAGGGGAAGCCCTATGGCAGAGCCTGGTACCTTACCAGAGGAAATTACCTTAGAATAAGATGGAGACCCCAGCTCCCCTTAAAGGCAGACCTTGAAATCAAATAGAGTCAGCTGTACCTATCACAATTCATGGATATAAGAAGCTCATAGACTCTCTTGTTTACACTGTAGGCTTTTTCCTAATAGGGTTGCATTTGTCATTGCATTTACCCTTCTTGGCCTGGAAGTAGAGGGAGATCAATTACAAAGAGTATCTTTGACCACTTCCAGCCACAAGGTACTAACATCAGACATAAGTTGCAAGCAGGTCACGTTTTAGGCTAGATGGGGCTAGCTGAAAGTCAGTGCGATGAAAACCTAAGGGCGCTATCCCACATGTCTCAAATGGTTGGCAGGGGCTAACATATTAGTAATTCTCGGTTTTGTGCACTGAGATATCTAAGACCTAtggcatttttttcccatttataaagCTCCTATAATTCCTAATAGGTGAATGTTTGAATATATGCTGGAGAAATTACCCTGGAAAACCCCAGCCCTAGATTTAGGTAAGATCAATCATATAATATTCCCCAAATTAATTCAGGTTGAATTAAGCATGTAATATAAATTCAGTGAATTACAAAAAGCAACATTCTGTGTAGGATTGATCAGATTTTAAATACAGTGAAACTTCATTATATATAACAACAGATCTAGACCCTCCCAAGCATTTTCCCATCCCATAAAGaattattaattaaatgaaatgctTATAGAGCAATGATTCCTCCTCAGAAAAATTTCCTTATAAACAAACAGCTCCAAACCAGGGGTGCCTGAGCtagattttaaagttataaagaagtttcattgtatttttaaaacctttttaatgGGCGTATTTGGACAAAAGTAATCAACCCCCTTTTCACATTTTATGATGTGCAGTTATTACATTGCTTTTTACATGTGGAAAAGTGAgcctgcatttatttttaaatgcagttattaaaacatttttgtattccCCATCAATGAAAATTTTCAGTGTGAACAAATGGTGAATCATAAGACAGCTCAGTGCTTATTTTCTGTAGGTTTTAGcaaaaaaatttataaaccaCAAAATATTTATACATCAGGATGGTAAATTTACATAAAGAAGATTGcagatttaatattttccattgtCTCTGTTCTGAGTGCCATGCTTGTAACATTGATAGGAAGTGGACACTAGGCAACTGGtattaaaagttcatttttttactGAAAAATTCAGGTACATTAGccatttgttattttatagtgGACCGTTTTAatgtttattgttatttgttGGCAAAATAAAAGTGCCTTAAGTTAAAAGTTTGTTTTGAGATCCATTAAATAAATCAGTATCATCAGTTCATAATGCATTTATTTACAAGTCCTTTTATTTTGCATGTTCATTGTAAATTTAATACTGTAAATGTATTCCAATTCATTTACATGCCTATGGCTGCCTTTGATTAAACTTCTTCCAAAAAACAAATTCTGCCCACATGTTTATTTCATGTCAGATTACTTGGATATACGTTGCTGCATAATCACTACCAAGTGGATTCTTTGCTGTGCATTTGTATATCCCAGAATCAGAGGTTTGGGGATTCTGAATGACTAGGGTACCTTGTAAGTGAAGCTGCTCGCTTCCACGTGTCCTCTCTTTACTTGCTGTTGAGAGAAGGGAGTGGTCAGGCATCTCCCACGTGATTTCTGGCTTGGGAACTCCCAGGGCCACACAGTGGAGCTGAAAGGCTGCCCCTGTCCTGGTGACAATACTTCTGGGTGGACGATTTGTAATTCGGGGAGGGTAGGCTACAATCATTACTGGAACAGTAATCAGTGTATGACCAACACTATTTTGAGCCTTACAGATATAGTTGCCTCTGTCATAAGCTGTTGCTTCTTTGATGACTAATGTGCCATTGTCATGCAATATGTATTTCCCATTAATTTGAGGCCTGTCTACTACATAACCACTTGGCATAGTCCATTTGATATTTGGCTTAGGGATTCCATCAGACACACAATGCAGTGATAGAGACTCTCCACTGATGCCTTTTACTGTCCCTGGTGCATATGTAAGAATAACTGGCTTCTGGCCAATTTCTAATATGACTAATTTCTCAATATAGCCAACTTTATTCCTAGCTGCACAGCGATATTTTCCTGCATCCTCCCGAGttgttttataaatgatgaaAGAACCATTGCTTGCTATCAGATACTGATAGTTTTGTGGTCCATTGGAAAATCGTGTGCCATTTGGTAAAATCCAGATTATTTCAGGTGGTGGGTTACCATCAACAGAGCAATTCAATGCTGTGGACTTTCCCAGTTGGGCaactattttttcattaaatggaTTCCTGAATGTCGGTCTTCTCAGCATTTCCAGTACTTCTAACTGTACCACCAACACGCTCTCTCCACCTTCATTTCGGGCCACACAGATAAAATCGGCTGAATCTGAAAGCCTCACATTCCTAATTTCCAAGGTTCCATTTTTATGGACTGTGATTCTGCTTCCATAGTATGGGGCTGTGAGGAAAATACTGTCTGGCATGATCCACATGACTTCAGGAGATGGTGTCCCTTCAGCTCTGCAGTCAAAGTGTTTTTTGGAATGTCTCACGGCTGTGGCTTTAATAACAGTTCTGTTTGTATACAGTCCATTGATTAATGGCGGTTTGGAGACAACATCCAGTTTGTACATTTTGGTGTCATCCCCACTGGGATTTCGGGCTACACATACGTACTCTCCAGAATCGAGcagtttcactttgttgatggTCAAAGACCCATTGACATGAAATGTGTACCTATCAATGGAGAAGGAAATCATGTCGTTGGAAGGCAGCaaccaaaatatttttggtttgggATCGCCAATGACCTCACAGTCAAGGACAGCTGTGTCTCCAGCTTTGATTCTCTTGTTGGTTTTGTTACCCTGCCTTATCCGGGGAGCAGCCGTTATAACTGTTAAGTGGACCTTCATTTCATCCTTCCCTAGGGTGTTCTGGGCATAGCAAGTATAATCTCCTTCCTCTGCTACCCCAACTTTGTTGAAGTATAAAGTTCCATTGTTGAAAAGGGTATATCTCCTGGTCCTGTGGCCACTGTCATCGGCTTGCATTGCATTGTTGATCATGGTTCCATCGGGCAAACTCCAAGATATCTCTGGCATCGGGGAGCCAGAAGCTTTGCAATCTACTTGGAAATCTTTCCCATGGAGCACTTGCTTTCTAAAATACTGCTTGTGGTCAATTTTGGCAGGTTTCAGTCTTAGGCTGACATGCATCAGTATCAGATCATCCCCCATTTTGTTTCTTGCCACACACAAGTAGACACCACTGTCTTTTTCTGTTACTGATCCAATAAACAGGGATCCATTTGGGTAGACATGGATCCGGCTGCCCATTCTAAGGAGAAAAGAGATTCATTTGAGTGTACAGCTGTTAGCAATGAGGGAAACTGTTTTACTCAGAATTGTCTCCCTCTGCCCCAGCTTTATTGAAGCATGACCAATGAAAATTGCGTATCTTTGAAGTGTAGAacatgatattttatatatatatgtgtgtgtatatatacacacacacacatatacattgtgaaatgaccaCGATTAactagcatatccatcacctcatagTTACCTGTTTTTGTGTAATTAGCTTTAAATTGTtgcaataaaaattagaattactaCCAGTTTATTGTCTTCTAAGTCATTTGCTGAAAGATGAAATTATCTAATTGGACAGGTA
Above is a window of Macaca thibetana thibetana isolate TM-01 chromosome 2, ASM2454274v1, whole genome shotgun sequence DNA encoding:
- the IGSF10 gene encoding immunoglobulin superfamily member 10 isoform X3, which codes for MGSRIHVYPNGSLFIGSVTEKDSGVYLCVARNKMGDDLILMHVSLRLKPAKIDHKQYFRKQVLHGKDFQVDCKASGSPMPEISWSLPDGTMINNAMQADDSGHRTRRYTLFNNGTLYFNKVGVAEEGDYTCYAQNTLGKDEMKVHLTVITAAPRIRQGNKTNKRIKAGDTAVLDCEVIGDPKPKIFWLLPSNDMISFSIDRYTFHVNGSLTINKVKLLDSGEYVCVARNPSGDDTKMYKLDVVSKPPLINGLYTNRTVIKATAVRHSKKHFDCRAEGTPSPEVMWIMPDSIFLTAPYYGSRITVHKNGTLEIRNVRLSDSADFICVARNEGGESVLVVQLEVLEMLRRPTFRNPFNEKIVAQLGKSTALNCSVDGNPPPEIIWILPNGTRFSNGPQNYQYLIASNGSFIIYKTTREDAGKYRCAARNKVGYIEKLVILEIGQKPVILTYAPGTVKGISGESLSLHCVSDGIPKPNIKWTMPSGYVVDRPQINGKYILHDNGTLVIKEATAYDRGNYICKAQNSVGHTLITVPVMIVAYPPRITNRPPRSIVTRTGAAFQLHCVALGVPKPEITWEMPDHSLLSTASKERTRGSEQLHLQGTLVIQNPQTSDSGIYKCTAKNPLGSDYAATYIQVI